The sequence ATGGGTGAAACTCGCCTATGATTACAGCCACTTCGCCCATCGTGATTTGTCCCTGGAAAAGACCATCCAACTTATGATGCCGCACACGCGCTTTATCCACGTGAAAGACACCGTGCTCAAAGAGGGCAAGCCACGCTTTGTGCTCCCCGGCGAAAGCGGCCAGATCGATTACCGCAAACTCCTCCGCCTCGCCCACAAGGCCGGTTACCGCGGCGACATCAATGTCGAAGTCAGTGGTCAAGTTTGGAGCCAACCCGACTACAACCCCATCGCCGCCGCCCTAAAAAGCTACCGCCACCTGGCCCCGGCGTTTGAATAGAAAAACCCCCGCCAAAATGACGGGGGTTTTGAATTTATGGTGGAGCCGAACAGAATCGAACTGATGACCCCCACAATGCCATTGTGGTGCTCTACCAACTGAGCTACGACCCCACGGAGGCGCGGAGTATGCGGATGCTTTAGGTGGGCGTCAAGCCCTACATCCCAAGCGTCTCACGACCCGCATCGCTGATCATGCCTTGGTTCCACGGCGGATCCCAAACAATTTCCACATCAGCGGAAGCCACGCCCTCGAGCGTAAGAATTTTGCTTTGAGCATCCGCCGCGATCGTGGGGCCCATGCCGCAACCTTGAGCGGTGAGCGTCATCTTCACGGATACTTCCGTGCCTTCGCTGCCTTCCCCCAAAGCGGTATCATAAACAAGACCGAGGTCGACGATGTTCACAGGGATCTCCGGATCGTAACATTGCTTCAACATCGCGAGCACGCTTTCGACAGTCACCGGCCCATCAGCTGCATCAGCGCCAGCCGCCGCGGCCACGTCGAGCCCAAGCGCATCAGCATCCTGCGCGCCAACCCGAAATAGCCCCACCCCTGCTCGCACGGTGTATGTGCCGCCAAGAGTTTGAATGATGTCCACCCCCGTCCCTTTGCCGAGCGTAATGGTGTCACCGCCGGGTATTTGTACTGCATCACAGTCACGTTTAAGCTCAACCGATTCCATACGCGGAAAGTAACATATGCTTTCCGGCGCGACAAGATTGCAGTAATCTCGGTGGGTGGATGTCATTCAACTACGGAAGGTAAGTAAATCGTTTGGCGATTTAAGCGCGGTGGATGACCTTTCGCTGTCCGTGCCCCGCGGGTGCATCTACGGCTTCATCGGCCCCAATGGTTCCGGAAAAACCACCACCCTGCGAATGTTGATGAGTATTCTCCGGCCGGACACCGGTGCGGTGGAGATCCTCGGTGAACTCAATCCGCCCGCAGCCAAGGATTCTGTGGGTTACCTCCCTGAGGAACGCGGCCTCTACAAAAAAATGAACGTGCGCCGCCTGTTGCGCTATTACGGCAAACTCAAAAACGCCGGCCCGCAATTGGACGCCCGCATCGACGAATGGCTTGAGCGCATGGCCCTCACCGATTGGGCGGAAAAATTAGTCGAAACCCTCTCCAAAGGCATGGCACAAAAAGTGCAATTCCTTTCCACCATCATCGCCGAGCCAGAAATTATCATCCTCGATGAACCCTTCTCCGGACTCGACCCCGTAAACCTCGAGGTGCTCCGCGAAGCGGTGGTGACCCTTCGCAAAAACGGCGCCACCATCATCTTCAGCACCCACGACATGGCCGTAGCCGAGCGCATGTGCGACCGTATCCTCATGATTTATAAAGGACACAAAGTGCTCGACGGCACACAGGAAGAAATCCAAACCGAGTACGGGCAGGACACCCTCCGCATCCGCACCACCGCCGGCGCGGCCGCGCTCAAGAGCTTGGACGGGGTGGAAGACGTACGGGATCACGGCCAGTTGCAGGAGGTGCGCTTCACCGGCGACACCCAACAACTCCTTCACAAACTGCTCGCCCTCACTGAAGTGCACCACTTCGAACAAACCCGCCCTTCCCTGCACGACATTTTTGTACGCATTGCCAAGCCCGAACCGGATGAGGAGGAAACGCCATGAATAAAATGCTCCTCATCGCGAGCAACGAATTCTCGGCGTTCGTCCGCTCCAAAGCCTTTATCATCAGCGTGCTCTTCGCGCCGGCGATCATGGGCGTTTCCGTGCTCATCCAAAAAGCGGCGAACGACCACGTGGACACCACCGAACGGAAATTTGCCATCATTGATTCCAGTGGTCAACTGGCCAACCCACTCATCACGGCAGCCCACGCACGGAATGATGCACTCGCGGCCACGACCGATCGCCAAGCGCTGGGCGGCCCCTTCACACCAGAGCTTGCCCAAGGCCACCCATTGCCTGAACTTCGCCTCAAATTATCCGAACGCATTCGGAGCGGGAACCTCTTTGCCTTTATCGAAATCCCCGCGAACATTTTACAAACCAACGCGACACCGGACGCCGTCCGCTATTTTTCCGATGAGCCCACCTATCGCGACCTACCGCGCTGGTTGAAGCAAACCCTCACCGCCGAAGTCCGTGACCGGCGTTTTGCCAGCGCACGCATCTCCCACGCGGCTCGCCAATTGTTTCGCCAGTTGGATGTTTCAGTGAACATCGAACCTATGGGGCTGGTGGAACTCCATTCCCAATCCGGCCAAATTGAAGACGCCCAAAAAGTCGACAAAATCCGCGCCTTCATCGTTCCCATTGCGTTGATGGTTTTGATGTATGTCATCGTACTCACCAGCACCCCCAACATCCTCAACTCCGTGCTTGAAGAAAAAATGAGCCGCATTAGCGAAGTCCTTCTCGGCTCCGTTTCGCCCACCCATTTGATGCTCGGCAAACTCATCGGCTGCCTGTGGATCGCTGCCATTCTTGCCTTCCTTTATCTCGGCAGCGCGCTGACCGCCGCCCACTATCACGGCTATGGCGATGCCGTGCCCCCGGCGCTCCTCGCCTGGTTTGCCGCGTATCTGCTGCTTGCCATTTTCTTTTTCGGATCCCTCTTCATCGCCATCGGCGCGGCCTGTACTGATATCAAAAGTGCTCAAGCCGCGATGATGCCCGTAATGATGCTGGTCATCATGCCGCTAATGGCTTTCCCCATTATTTTGAAGAACCCAAACGGCAACCTCGCTGTGGGGCTCTCTTTGTTTCCACCTGCCACGCCCTTGATCATGACCCTCCGCATCGCCCTCCAGCCCGGGCCGCCGCTTTGGCAACCCATTCTCGCGCTGGTGCTCACTTGTGGAACCACGCTGGGCATTGTTTGGGCGGCAGGCAAAGTGTTTCGCACCGGGATCCTGATGCAGGGAAAATCCGCCAGCCTCCGCGAAATGTTGCGCTGGGTTCTAGCGAAATAAATCAGGAAATAATCTCATGCGCCACGTTGCCGTGCACATCAGTGAGCCGAAAGTCGCGCCCCGCGTGGCGAAAGGTCAATCGCTCGTGGTCAAACCCCATTAAGTGCAAAATCGTCGCGTGCAGGTCGTGAACGTGCATTTCATTTTCCACCGCCTTAAATCCAAATTCATCGGTGGCACCATATGCCATCCCGCCGCGCACGCCGCCGCCGGCCAACCACATACTGAACCCGTGATGATTGTGATCGCGCCCGTTGATTTTTCCCGCATTTGATCCGGCCTTGGGCAGCTCCACCGTGGGCGTACGGCCAAATTCTCCGCCCCACATCACCAGCGTATCCTCAAGCAAACCGCGCTGTTTTAAATCAGTCAGTAACGCCCCAATTGCCTGATCACATTGCCTGGCAAGATTGCGATGATTCACCTCAATGTCATCGTGATTATCCCACGGCTGGCTGTCACCGTGCCAAACCTGCACGTAGCGCACCCCGCGTTCCACCAGCCGCCGAGCGATGAGAATTTGCCGCGCCTGCGTGGTGTTGCCGTATAATTCGCGGATGCGTTTTGGCTCGCGATTGATGTCAAACGCATCGCTCGCTTCCATCTGCATACGGTACGCGAGCTCAAAGGAATGAATGCGTGCTTCAAGCTGCGCTTCATTTTGGCGCGCCTTCGCGTGACGTTTATTTATGCGGCGCAACAAATCCAGCTGCCGCCGTTGTTGTTCCAGCGTCATTCGCGGATTACGGATGTGCTGGATTAAATCTTCAACCTTGCGTTTGCGCGTATCGATATAAGTCCCTTGAAATGCCCCGGGCAAAAACGAGCACTGCCAGTTTTGAGATTCCTGAATCGGATAACCGGGGCACATCGCAATGAAGCCCGGCAGGTTTTGGTTTTCCGTACCCAATCCGTACGTGAGCCAGGATCCCACGCTCGGTCGGGTGACAATGGATTCGCCGCAGTTCATCAGCATCAACGACGGTTCGTGATTGGGCACATCCGCGCGCAAACTGCGCAGTACGCAAATATCATCCATATGCTTCGCCGTATGCGGAAAAATCTCGCTCACCGGCAAACCGCTTTGGCCGTGCCGCTTAAATTTGTACGGCGAAGGCAACGCCGCACCGGTCTTCCGTTCGGTGGGTAAATTAGGGGTCGGCAACATTTTGCCGGCGTACTTTGCCAAGGCCGGTTTGGGATCAAACGTGTCCACGTGTGATGGCCCGCCGTTCATAAATAAATGAATGATGCGCTTGGCGCGCGGCCGGAAGTGCGATGCCTTGGGCGACAGCGGATTCGCCTCGGCCAGCATGCCGCCCAACCCAAGTGCGCCAAGCCCAATGCCGGCGCGCGCTAAAAAATCCCGGCGCGTGTAGCCGAGATGTTCCAAATTGAAGGGATGATTCCCCATCGGCAAAAGATCGCGCGCGCGCCGCAAAAAGTCGACTCTTACTGTTGAATAAAGTAGCTGAGGTTTTCCAATTCGATGGCCATGTTCACATTATTCACCGTCACCTCGTCAGGCACCTGCAACACGGTGGGCGCAAAATTCATAATCCCCGTTACGCCCGCCGCCACCAAATCATTGGTCACTTCCTGAGCCTCCTCCGGCGGCACACAAAGAATGGCCATCCGCACGTGATTTTCAGTGATGTACCAACTCAGTTTTTCCATCGGTAAGATCGGTTGTTTCACCCGCTTGTCCCGCTGGCGATCGTGCTGCACATCAAATGCCGCGTGCACACCAAACCCTTCCTTTTCGAAGCCGCGATACGAGAGCAACGCCTTGCCCAGATTGCCAACGCCGACCAAGACCACCGGCTGCAGATGATCCGTGCCCAGTAAATCCGCGATCATCTGAATGAGTTGTTCCACATCGTAGCCCAACCCGCGCGTGCCGAATTGGCCGAAGTACGCCAGATCCTTGCGCAATTGCGGCGATTTCACTCCGGCCGCTCCCGCCAACGCCTCGCTGCTGACGGTTTGAATTCCATTGGCCAACAGCCGCTGCAAACAACGCGTATAAATCGACAATCGATAAACCGTTTTACGCGGAATTTCCGGTCGCGCATTGCGCCCATTTTTTTTTGCAGCCATTTGTGGATATTCTTTGATGAAAGAACCCTCATCTTCTCGAACAGAACCGTGAACGGTCAAGGCAAATGGTTAATCTACAAACCCAAATTCATTGGAAAGAAATAAGATCTGCGCTAATTGATTGAAGGCATTGCTTTGATCAATTCCATCAGAACGGATCAGAAATTTTAAGGCGTCTAAAAGTTCCAATTCAGTCGGTTCGCGCTGCAAAATCCTCTGGTACAAACTCTTCACTTGCGCCTGGCCGTACGGTGCCTTGATCGTGATCGACACACGTATCTTCTCCGATTGTGCCGCAAGAAAAGGGCTGTTCATTAAAAATAATGCCTGTTGCGGCACGGTGTTTTCATACCGTTTAGGGCAATGCGTATCCGGGTTGGCAAAATCAAAAGTTCGAAACAGCGCAGGTAAATTTTGGCGGTCGATGAATCCATACACCGTGCGGCGTGGTGGGGATGGATGCTGAGTAATGTTCACCGGCCTGCCTCCCAGCGTGCGATCAAGCTGGCCGCTGGCCTGTAAAATGCCGTCGCGCATCGCCTCAAAGGTGAGCCGTTGCCGGTTCATTTTCCACAACAACGAATTGGCGGGATCAACGCGGAGGTATTCCGGCCGAATATTGCTGGACTGTTGATAGGTGGCGGAAAGCATGATTTGCCGTTGAAGTTTTTTAATAGACCAACCCTCACTCACAAAACGCGCGGCTAACCAATCAAGCAACAGCGGGTGCGAAGGCGGTTGTGCGCGCAGGCCAAAATCGCTGGGGGTGGCAACCAGTCCATGGCCAAAGTGATGCGCCCACACGCGGTTCACCAGCACCCGCGCGGTGAGTGGGTTTTGGGGATCCACAATCGCCCGCGCCAATTCCAGCCTTCCGCTGCCTTGGGTGAAGGACTTTCGATCTGGAGAAAAATGCTCGAGAAACCGCCTCGGCACTGTTGCGCCACGATTGCCTTTATTTCCCCGCACAAAAATGTATGGCTCCGTTGCCCGCGGATTATCCAGCAAAACGTGGGCCCGTGGCGGCGCACCCGGATGCGTCGCGGCGAGTTTACCTAAACTGCTGCGGCGGTTTTTCAATGTATTGCGTTGGCCGAACAGCAAGCTGTTTGGGTCCCCCTCGGCCAACGTCTCGGGCACATCGGCAGGAGTCCCCTTCGCGTGCAACACTTGTCGGATGGCTTCCCAGTTTGGATCAACTAACGCGACCGCATTTGGGTTTTCCTTACGCAGTGCAATCCATTTACGCTCCACTTCCACAAACAAGTCACTGTAAATCTTCAACTGCGCCGTGCGATTCGTCGCCCGTTGCACCAATGGATTCCCCGCCCCCTCCAATTGGTGCCAGGCGAGAAACACGGGATGTTTTTCCACCTTCCACCTCGCCAGTGCGCGCTGCCAATTCAATGCGGAAACAATGTTTAGCTTTCGTTTGGTAAGCAACTGCACAGCAGCTTTTTTGTCGAGCCCCCGTGTTTTCACATCGTGAACAGCCGCGAGGTAGCCACCTGCTCGACGCCGCAATTCCGCGCGTCCTTTGGCGTAAGTGTCGCGGATTAATTGATCAATGACCGCTTGCTGGCGTTTCCGCTCCTTCAAATATGCCGCGTGCTGTGGCGGCAGCGATCCTTTCCCGAGCAACGGCAATTCCTTCGGCTCATGACTGCTGGCGAACACGCCATGAAGTGAGTAATAATCTGCCGTTGGAATGGGGTCATACTTGTGATCATGACAGCGCGCGCAGGTGACCGTGATTGCCATAAATCCGCGCGTCACCACGTCGATACGGTCATCAATAATATCGTCTTGCCGATTCAAAAACCGCCGGCCCAAAGTGAGATATCCCATTGCCGCGAGCGGACGTTTGTCTTCCCCAAGATCAAGTTGGTCGGCGGCCATTTGTTCGAGAACAAAACGATTGTACGGGAGATCTTCATTAAACGCACGCACGACGTAATCGCGATATGTGTACGAATACGGATAGAGCCGATCAACGCCCACTCCCACGTAGCCCTTGTTGTCTGCATACCGTGCCACATCGAGCCAATGCCGTGCCCAGCGTTCGCCGTAATGCGGGGAAGCAAGCAGTCGATCTATGAGCTTGGGCCACGCCTCCGGTGAATCATCCGAAACAAACGTTTGCACCTCCGCAAACGACGGGGCCAAACCAGTGAGGTCCAGATAAGCACGCCGAATTAAAGTGCGCCGATCCGCCCGCAGGGAAGGCTCCCAACCCTTGGCCTCCAACCGAGCCAGCACAAACAGGTCTACCGGCGTGCGCGCTCGGTTTGAATGCTTCACTTTGGGCGGTACAATTTTTTCCACCGGCTGAAATGCCCAGTGGTTTTCCACCTGTTCGGCGGTCGATAATGGGGGCGTGATGGCACCCTGCGCGAGGACAGCTATAAACCCTAAAACTGAAAAGGCCCGAATCATTTGATTGGTTTTTGTTCGGCAATCCATTTGGCAAGTAATTGAATCCATTGCGGATCGGGCCCCGTTGCGCCGACGGGTGGCATCCGGCCGAGGTCGGAGCGAATGACGCGCTGAAGCATCACCGAATGAGCGGGATCCCCCGGGGCAATGATGCGCGCTTTGTCGCCTAAACCATAGCGGTTGTGCACCGGTTCCGCGCCCAGAGTTTTGGTGGCGTCCAACGCCAGATGATGGCTGAGTAACATTTGAGCGTTGCCGCCGCCGGCGTTTACGTGACACGTCGCGCAGTTCACCTGCCAATACGCACGCACCCGCGCGGTGCGATCGGCTTTTGCATCGTACGGATTTGCGAAACGTTTTTGGACGGACTTTCCATCCGAACCATAATTTTCAGCGCGAACTCCGCTGACCAAACCGGACTTTCCCAAAACCTGAATTTGGTTGGCCTTAAATTTGCCGTAATCGTGCTGCCGATTGAGCTGCAATTCTGTGAGACTCAACACAAATCCCGCCGCGCGTCCGTGGCACATCATGCACTCGGCGCGGCTCGGGATGCGCCACTGTTTGCCATTAGCCAGCGCGCGGTCCGCACCTTCATTTGCCACGAGCGTGGCATCGGTTTGAGCTTTATTCCATTCATAACTGTATCCGAGCCACTCGTTTTCTTGTTTGATCAACAAACGCGTCTCGATGCGTTTCCCCTCGCGCGCAAGCGTTTGCATCAACACCGTCCCATCGGGCCCCTGCCAACCGCGATTGCCCCCGAATCGCAGTTGCCCATTGCCCGGCAGCGCAAAATGATGAGTGGCCGTCGCACCATCGGTCCAGTGCGGCACGTTGATGGAATAAGCGATCACGCCGGGTGCGGTTTCGTGTTTGGCGGTTTTGCTGAATAATCCAGTTTGGCTGAGTGCGCGCGGGAAATTGCTGCGGCGTCCCACGGCGGGATTGGGTTTGAGGCGATGGAATCCGGAGTGATCGTCGATGACAAGCAAGTTGCCGCGCGTATCTGTGGCAAACCCGGTGATGCCAAATGAGGTGTCAGCAATTTCTGCGTGCCACGTCACTTGGGTGCCGTCGTGTTTGCCGGCCCAGATTTTCCCAGTCGAGTAATCGCCGTAGATATAAGCGCCGTTGAGCTTGGGCAAAATGTTGCCGTAATAAACGATGCCGCCGGTAAGCGATCGGGATTCGCGATGGTGATGCTCAAAGGTCGGCTTGGTGAGTTTACCGGGGCCAAGCTTGCGCTCGAGATAAAACGGGTGGCTTCCCTCGTACAAACTCCAGCCATAATTGGCGCCGCGCTCCACGCGCTTCACACTCTCCCAGTGATCCTGCCCGTTCTCCCCAACCCAAATCGCGCCGGTGCGCTCGTCACAAGTTAATCGCCATGGATTGCGAAAACCAAGTGCCCAGGTTTCCGGCGCGGCCTTGGGCGTTTTCAAAAAAGGATTGTCCGGCGGTATGCCATACGCGCGCTCGCCCGTCGGGCGATCCACATCGATGCGCAACAGCTTGGCCAGCAACAAGTCGATGCGCTGGCCGGTGAGGTTTTCGTCCGAATCACTGGTGCCATCACCGGTGGTCAGGTAAAGCATTCCATCCTTACCAAAAACCACACCGCCACCGTCGTGCCCGTTCGAATTCCATTTGATAATCACCTTCCGTGATGCAGGATTAATACGATGTGTTTTGCGATCCATCGTCCAGCGCGACACGAGGCAATTCTTGGCCTTGCTCCCCTCACCACGGCGAGGACCGTTGGTGTGCAAAAACACAAACCCGTTCTGCTCGAATTTTGGGTGAAAACAAAACCCATAAATAAGCCGGTTTGTGAGCGACAAACTCTCAACTTGAATTGTCGCCTTTGGCGTGTCGCGAAATACCCACAATTTAGAAATCGAACCCTTCTCCTCACGATGATCCGCGTAGGCCAACAAATCTTGGGTGCCCGGCAAACGCTTCATTTCCAAAGGCTTTTTAACCGGCAACCCCGGCCACACTTTTTCTGTGATGTACGGCAAAGGCGGCTCCGGGGTACCGATAAGCTTACCCCCCTGCCACTCCACGCGTGGGATTATGTTGGTTTGCCCCGATACGGCAAATTGGCAAATGAATAACAATACAAATGAAAACCGCATAGAAGGATTCAGCCCCCGTGTCATAAATCTGTCAAACCCGAAAATGCTAACCCTCATCCAACAAGCGCAACACTGCCTTGGCCGCCCGGAGCGGTGCGCCTTTTTGTCCGAGGCTTTGGGCGATTTGATTGAGATCGGCGCGAAGGGTTTTGCGGCGCGCGGAATCCTCAACAAAACGATTGGCTTCCCGCGTGAGATTATTAGGCGTGGCGGCGCGTTGGATGAATTCGGGAAACACCTCACGCCCAGCCAATACGTTGGGCATGGCGATGTGTTTGACTTTCACGAACAAGCGGCCGAGCAGATAAGTCACCCAAGAAGTTTTATAAAGCACCACCGTGGGCACGCGGAACCACGCACATTCGAGGGTGACGGTGCCGGAAGAAGCAATCGCAACGTCGGCCTCGGCGAGGGCTTCGTGCAGCCCGCCGATGCGCAGATCCCAATCAGCCACGGCGGGAGTCAATAGGCGCGCTTGCGCGGCGATCGAATCGTTGGGGAATACGATCATTGGCTCGGCGTTCAACTTGCGCGCAGCGCCGGCCATCACGGGGAGATGGCGGCTGATTTCCTTGGCGCGACTTCCGGGAAGAAGTAACAGCCGCGGTGGATCGTGCAGCTCATCCGGTTCGCGAAATTCCAAATCCGGATAACGATCGCACAGCGGATGGCCGACAAACTCGACCGGTAACCCGGGCGCGCGCCGGGCGTACCATTCTTTTTCAAACGGAAAAATGCTGAGCAACAAATCGACGTCGCGGGCGATTTGATGCACTCGCGAGGAATGCCACGCCCAAAGTTGCGGGCTGATGTAATAAATAATTCGCGGCCGCCAATCGGTCCCGGCGGCGCGTTGGCGCAGGGCGCGCACGAAGCGTAAATTGAATCCGGGATTATCGATGCAAATGATCGCGTCGGGCTTGCGCTCAAATGCGAGGTCAAGGAGCTGATCAAAGAAGCCCTTGAATTTACCGTAATTCCGGACGGCCTCCCAAATACCGACCACCGCGTGCTCGGTCAAATCCAGCGCGAGATCCACGCCGGCGGCTTGCATTCTGGGGCCGCCCGCGCCGAACGCTTCCACTTCGCCGCCCTCTTTGCGCAACGCCTCGAGCAACTCAACCGCCAGCGTGTCGCCGCTGGTTTCGCCAGCCATGAACATGATGCGACGGGCGCTCATGCGGTTTCGAGTTCCTGAATTTGTCGGGTGATTTCCAGCGCCACATCGAGCGCTTGCTTGGCGGATTCGCCGCTGACTTTCGGCGTTTGCTGCTCACGCACGCAATGGGCAAAGTGCCGCAGCTCCTGCAACAGCGGATCATCCTTTTCAATGGGCACCGGCTCGCGCACCACGCGTTTGCCGCCGAACTCGCTGACAATGGCAGTGTCTTTGGCGTGCAAAAGTTTTTTCCATAAACTGGATTCCGTCTCGCCGTCGCGCGCGATGCGGTAAATGTAGCCTTCTTGTTTTTGATAATCGAGCGACACGTAACTGGTTGTTTCGCCGCCGCTGAACACACGGATTTTCCGCATACTTTCGGGGCTCACACGGCTGGCGGTGAGGTTGGCCACGCATCCGTTTTCAAACTTCAACCGCGCATTGGCAATGTCCTCCGAATCGCTCAGCACAGACACGCCCACGCCATCGACCGATTGCAGCGGTGAATCCACGAACGCCAACACGATGTCGAGATCGTGAATCATGAGGTCCAGCACGACACCAACATCGAGGCTGCGCTTGGGGTACGGCGACAGGCGGTGCGTCTCGATAAAGCGCGGCTCGCGCGCGACGTTTTGCAGATAATCAAAAACCGGATTGAAGCGTTCGATATGGCCCACCTGCAGCACACATTTATTTTCGCGCGCAAGTTCCACCAACTCAGTCGCTTGCGCGGTGGTGTCGGTCATTGGTTTTTCCACAAGCACATGGCGCCCCGCGCGCAACAGTTGGCTGGCCAAATCAAAATGAGTGATCGTGGGCGTGACCACATTCACCGCTGCCGCCGCATAGATGGCGGCCTCCACGGAGGGCAGCACGGGCACGCCGTATTTTGCACCGATGGTTTTGGCGCGGGCGGGGTCCGCATCGTAGAGCCCCACAAAATCCACCACGCCTTCGCGCGCCAATCCGGCGTAATGTTTGGCGTGGTGTTGACCGAGGGAACCCACACCCAACACCGCCACTTTTAATGCATCCGACACGCGGGGAGGTTCAGGGTTTGTCGCACGTCATTCAAGGTTAACCTTGAACCGCGCAGCAAGAACCCCGAACCTCCGTGCGTGGACATCCCAAAAACCAGCAACCCCATGCGGATCACCGTGCTTGGCGCGGGCGCGTGGGGCACCACACTGGCGAAGATCGCCCACGAAGCCGGGCACGAATTAACGCTCTGGGGCCATCCTGAACGCCTTGCAGGAATGGCTTACAAAAAAGAAAACACCGAATATCTCCCGGGCGTGACCCTGCCCAATGCTTGGCGACTGGAGGCCGATTGGGAAACAGCGCTGGACAAAGCCGAGGCGGTGATTGTCGCCGTGCCGTCCGCGTCCTTTCGCGCGGTGGCTGCTGGCCTCGATGGATTTAGTGGCATCGCCGTCACCGTTACCAAAGGCATCGAACACAAAACCGGTCTGACGATGGGTGGCATCCTCAATGAAACCGCGCCCGAGGCGGCCGTCGTCGCCCTCTCCGGCCCATCGCTTGCGGCGGAAGTGGCGCGCAACATTCCAACTGCATTGGTGGCCGCTAGCGAAGAGGAAGCCAACGCCGCTACCGTGCAGGAATGGCTGCACCGCCCCACCCTCCGCATCTATACCAGCACCGATGTGCTGGGCGTTGAGCTGGGCGGCGCATTAAAAAACGTCATGGCCATTGCCGCCGGCGTTTGCGATGGCCTTCAACTGGGTGACAACGCCAAAGCCGCGCTCATCACCCGCGGCTTGCGCGAGATGCGGCGGCTCGGCAAAGCCGCCGGTGCGCAACCCAATACGTTTAACGGCCTCAGCGGTATGGGCGATCTGACGGTCACCTGTTTCTCCAAACAAAGCCGCAACCGCACGCTCGGAGAACGGATCGCCAAAGGTGAACCGCTGGACAAAGTGCTCGCCTCGGCCACGGCCGAAGGGCATCCCACGGCAAAATCCGCGCGC comes from Limisphaerales bacterium and encodes:
- a CDS encoding PQQ-dependent sugar dehydrogenase: MKRLPGTQDLLAYADHREEKGSISKLWVFRDTPKATIQVESLSLTNRLIYGFCFHPKFEQNGFVFLHTNGPRRGEGSKAKNCLVSRWTMDRKTHRINPASRKVIIKWNSNGHDGGGVVFGKDGMLYLTTGDGTSDSDENLTGQRIDLLLAKLLRIDVDRPTGERAYGIPPDNPFLKTPKAAPETWALGFRNPWRLTCDERTGAIWVGENGQDHWESVKRVERGANYGWSLYEGSHPFYLERKLGPGKLTKPTFEHHHRESRSLTGGIVYYGNILPKLNGAYIYGDYSTGKIWAGKHDGTQVTWHAEIADTSFGITGFATDTRGNLLVIDDHSGFHRLKPNPAVGRRSNFPRALSQTGLFSKTAKHETAPGVIAYSINVPHWTDGATATHHFALPGNGQLRFGGNRGWQGPDGTVLMQTLAREGKRIETRLLIKQENEWLGYSYEWNKAQTDATLVANEGADRALANGKQWRIPSRAECMMCHGRAAGFVLSLTELQLNRQHDYGKFKANQIQVLGKSGLVSGVRAENYGSDGKSVQKRFANPYDAKADRTARVRAYWQVNCATCHVNAGGGNAQMLLSHHLALDATKTLGAEPVHNRYGLGDKARIIAPGDPAHSVMLQRVIRSDLGRMPPVGATGPDPQWIQLLAKWIAEQKPIK
- the lpxB gene encoding lipid-A-disaccharide synthase — encoded protein: MSARRIMFMAGETSGDTLAVELLEALRKEGGEVEAFGAGGPRMQAAGVDLALDLTEHAVVGIWEAVRNYGKFKGFFDQLLDLAFERKPDAIICIDNPGFNLRFVRALRQRAAGTDWRPRIIYYISPQLWAWHSSRVHQIARDVDLLLSIFPFEKEWYARRAPGLPVEFVGHPLCDRYPDLEFREPDELHDPPRLLLLPGSRAKEISRHLPVMAGAARKLNAEPMIVFPNDSIAAQARLLTPAVADWDLRIGGLHEALAEADVAIASSGTVTLECAWFRVPTVVLYKTSWVTYLLGRLFVKVKHIAMPNVLAGREVFPEFIQRAATPNNLTREANRFVEDSARRKTLRADLNQIAQSLGQKGAPLRAAKAVLRLLDEG
- a CDS encoding Gfo/Idh/MocA family oxidoreductase: MSDALKVAVLGVGSLGQHHAKHYAGLAREGVVDFVGLYDADPARAKTIGAKYGVPVLPSVEAAIYAAAAVNVVTPTITHFDLASQLLRAGRHVLVEKPMTDTTAQATELVELARENKCVLQVGHIERFNPVFDYLQNVAREPRFIETHRLSPYPKRSLDVGVVLDLMIHDLDIVLAFVDSPLQSVDGVGVSVLSDSEDIANARLKFENGCVANLTASRVSPESMRKIRVFSGGETTSYVSLDYQKQEGYIYRIARDGETESSLWKKLLHAKDTAIVSEFGGKRVVREPVPIEKDDPLLQELRHFAHCVREQQTPKVSGESAKQALDVALEITRQIQELETA
- a CDS encoding NAD(P)-dependent glycerol-3-phosphate dehydrogenase, whose protein sequence is MRITVLGAGAWGTTLAKIAHEAGHELTLWGHPERLAGMAYKKENTEYLPGVTLPNAWRLEADWETALDKAEAVIVAVPSASFRAVAAGLDGFSGIAVTVTKGIEHKTGLTMGGILNETAPEAAVVALSGPSLAAEVARNIPTALVAASEEEANAATVQEWLHRPTLRIYTSTDVLGVELGGALKNVMAIAAGVCDGLQLGDNAKAALITRGLREMRRLGKAAGAQPNTFNGLSGMGDLTVTCFSKQSRNRTLGERIAKGEPLDKVLASATAEGHPTAKSARALANTLEVESPIIEQVYTMLYEDKGPKEALKELMMRERRGED